The following are encoded in a window of Rosa chinensis cultivar Old Blush chromosome 4, RchiOBHm-V2, whole genome shotgun sequence genomic DNA:
- the LOC112196668 gene encoding uncharacterized protein LOC112196668, which translates to MRPGRRSRAGRNHSPASEGDDEHVPRGLLRTVERLFERFAAALPNPRTDYTVERARRHGAYTFSSAPTESVAGDWISRMERVFESLGCPAARRVPLAIDLLDGDAWLWWQGTRNMGYDPTTMTWEEFKTEFSNRYYNQASQHRLRFEFMQLKQTEEMTVLQYEERFIALSRFAPELVATEKLKVDQFINGLLPVYRDWLAPHDYPTFKLAVEAAMRCEARYLDGSRPLEIGGPSQGPSKRIASSSGSASSSGSRPSSSDSSSRQRFRGRFRRPGQTGRRQFRGGTASSSGGFGRQAIPRNYPQCATCGRHHVGPCQAGVGTCYQCGQWGHYRRECPQLTQGVFTTTSQSMGQTSVGATSSGSHGSLSGRSSTQPGRGQRGRPVTQARLHAMTQQEGRTAPNVIMGRTEPSSEEDTDRQQG; encoded by the exons ATGAGACCCGGACGCAGATCTCGTGCTGGCAGGAACCATTCACCcgctagtgagggtgatgatgagCATGTTCCTCGTGGGTTGTTACGGACCGTGGAGCGGTTGTTTGAGCGTTTTGCAGCGGCACTCCCCAATCCTAGGactgactatactgtggagcgtgccaGACGCCATGGGGCGTATACTTTCTCTAGTGCTCCTACGGAGTCCGTAGCAGGAGACTGGATTTCCCGCATGGAGAGAGTATTTGAGTCCTTGGGCTGTCCAGCTGCTAGGAGGGTTCCTTTGGCTATTGACCTCCTAGACGGGGatgcatggctttggtggcaggGTACCAGGAATATGGGTTATGACCCAACTACCATGACTTGGGAAGAGTTCAAAACGGAGTTCTCAAATCGGTACTATAATCAGGCATCCCAGCACCGTCTCCGATTTGAGTTCATGCAGTTGAAGCAGACTGAAGAGATGACTGTGTTACAGTATGAAGAGCGTTTCATTGCTTTGTCTCGGTTTGCCCCTGAGTTGGTGGCGACAGAAAAGTTGAAGGTTGATCAGTTTATCAATGGCCTTCTACCTGTATATCGGGATTGGTTGGCGCCTCATGATTATCCGACTTTTAAGTTAGCTGTGGAGGCTGCTATGAGGTGTGAGGCTAGATATCTGGACGGTTCCCGACCTTTAGAGATTGGCGGTCCTAGTCAGGGGCCATCTAAGAGAATTGCCTCTAGTTCGGGTTCTGCATCGTCATCAGGCAGTAGGCCGAGCAGTTCAGATTCTAGCTCTCGTCAGCGTTTCAGGGGACGCTTCAGGAGGCCTGGACAGACAGGTAGGAGACAGTTCAGGGGTGGCACTGCTAGTTCCAGTGGAGGCTTTGGTAGACAGGCGATTCCGAGAAACTATCCCCAGTGTGCTACTTGTGGTAGGCACCATGTGGGCCCGTGTCAGGCAGGTGTGGGGACTTGTTACCAGTGTGGCCAGTGGGGTCACTACAGGAGAGAATGCCCTCAGTTGACCCAGGGAGTCTTCACTACTACTAGTCAGAGTATGGGTCAGACCTCTGTGGGTGCTACTAGTTCGGGTTCTCATGGCAGTTTGTCAGGCAGGAGCAGCACACAGCCGGGTCGTGGACAGAGAGGGCGTCCAGTGACCCAGGCCCGTCTTCATGctatgacccagcaggagggtcGCACTGCACCGAACGTCATTATGG gacgtactgagccctcgagcgaggaggacacagacaggcagcagggttag